Genomic segment of Verrucomicrobiota bacterium:
CTCAAACCTCTCCCGGAGAGTCCTCAAGCCTGAACTACGAACCAAAAAAAAGAAAACCTTCCTTCCGGAAGGCTTTTCGAACAGGGTCTAGCTACAAAGGAAAAGTTTGAAGATGTAGGGCGGATTCGGTTTTACCTGTTAACTAAGGCTTCTATTTTGATACTTTCGGTGCGACTGTTTTCACCTTTGTGACCAAACTGTTTTCCTTAACCTATACGAGCCAGGATGGAGTTAAGAGTATCACTTGGTCGCATCGCCGAGAAGGTTGCCTCTGAGTTCGGGTGAAAATAACCGCCTATGTCAACGGGCTGTCCCTGAGCTTTATTTAGTTCATCCACAATTGTCTGTTCGTTTTCAGCCAACGCTTTGGCTAAGGGGACAAATTGAGCGGACAGATCGGCGTCTGTTTCTTGTGCAGCTAATGCTTCGGCCCAATACATAGCCAAGTAAAAATGACTGCCTCGGTTATCCAATTCATTTACCTTACGGGAAGGCGATTTGTTGGTTTCCAAAAATTTTCCCGTGGCTTGATCGAGCGTTTCTCCGAGGATTTTGGCTTTTTGATTATCGAAAGTGTTGGCCAAATGTTCAAGGGACACTGCCAGGGCTAGGAACTCACCTAACGAATCCCACCGTAAATGGCCTTCTTTATTAAATTGTTGGACGTGCTTGGGAGCAGATCCCCCTGCACCGGTTTCAAACAGTCCACCGCCGTTCATAAGAGGAACAATCGAAAGCATTTTGGCGCTGGTTCCGAGTTCTAAGATTGGGAAAAGGTCTGTTAGGTAATCACGAAGTACGTTTCCGGTAACAGAAATAGTATCAAGTCCGTTCTTTATTCTCTCCAAAGAAAAGAGCGTTGCTTCAACAGGTGCCAGAATTCGGATGTCTAGTCCTTCTGTATTGTGCGTTGGTAGATAGGCATTAACTTTTTTGATCACTTCAGCGTCGTGTGCACGATTTTCATCCAGCCAGAAAATAGTCGGAACGCCGGTTGATCGGGCACGCTTAACCGCAAGTTTCACCCAATCTTGAATGGGCGCATCTTTGGTTTGGCACATCCGGAAAATATCACCGGTTTCAACGGCCTGTTCGAGCAGCACCTTGTCAGATGAATCTACTACTTGAATAACTCCATCGGCAGAGCCTTCGAAGGTTTTGTCGTGTGAGCCATACTCTTCCGCCTTTTGTGCCATCAATCCAACATTGGGCACGCTACCCATGGTTGTTGGATTAAAGGCTCCGTGAGTTTGGCAGAATTCGATTGTCGCTTTATAGACCCCTGAGTAACATCGATCTGGAATGACAAACTTGGTGTCGCTCAGGTTCCCATCAGGTCCCCACATCTGGCCTGAAGTGCGAATAGCTGCAGGCATGGAAGCATCGATGATTACGTCGCTTGGCACATGGAGGTTGGTGATTCCTTTATCCGAGTTTACCATAGCCATGGGTGGGCGGGAGTCGTAGCAGTCCTGAATGTCCGCATTGATTTCCGTTTGCTTGTCTTCTGGTAGACCCTTGATTTTTGAAATTACGTCACCGAAACCATTTTTCGTGTCTACTCCGAGTTCAGTAAAAGTTGCCGCATGCTTTTGGAAGACTGGTTTGAAATATTCTTCAACTGCGTGACCAAAAATAATCGGATCCGACACCTTCATCATGGTGGCTTTCATGTGGAGTGAGAATAAAACATTCTGGGAACTGGCATCTGCTACTTGCTCAGCAAGGAAGCTCCTTAACGCACTCTTATTCATAACCGAAGTATCAATTACCTCGCCGGCCAGCAAAGGGGCTTCGCTTTTCAAAAGTGTTGTCTGTCCTTCTTTATTTAAAAACTGAATTTTAAACCCGGTTGCTTCGCTTACAGTGGTAGATTTCTCACTGCCGTAAAAATCTCCTGCGCTCATAGTGGCAACGTGCGATTTGGAATCTTTCGACCAAGCTCCCATGGAATGAGGATTTTTGCGGGCATACTGTTTTACTGATCCCGGGGCCCGGCGATCGGAATTGCCTTCGCGAAGAACTGGATTTACTGCACTGCCAAGAACTTTTGCATAGCGACTTTTGATTTCTTCGTCTTCCTTGCTTTGCGCATCTTCAGGGTAGTCTGGTATGTCGTAGCCCTGGCCTTGAAGCTCTTTGATAGCAGCAACCAATTGGGGGATGGATGCACTGATGTTTGGAAGCTTAATAATATTCGCTT
This window contains:
- a CDS encoding NADP-dependent isocitrate dehydrogenase — encoded protein: MTSKTAKIIYTKTDEAPALATHSLLPIIETFTEAAGVVVETRDISLAGRIIANFPDKLSEEQKLEDHLAELGELAKTPEANIIKLPNISASIPQLVAAIKELQGQGYDIPDYPEDAQSKEDEEIKSRYAKVLGSAVNPVLREGNSDRRAPGSVKQYARKNPHSMGAWSKDSKSHVATMSAGDFYGSEKSTTVSEATGFKIQFLNKEGQTTLLKSEAPLLAGEVIDTSVMNKSALRSFLAEQVADASSQNVLFSLHMKATMMKVSDPIIFGHAVEEYFKPVFQKHAATFTELGVDTKNGFGDVISKIKGLPEDKQTEINADIQDCYDSRPPMAMVNSDKGITNLHVPSDVIIDASMPAAIRTSGQMWGPDGNLSDTKFVIPDRCYSGVYKATIEFCQTHGAFNPTTMGSVPNVGLMAQKAEEYGSHDKTFEGSADGVIQVVDSSDKVLLEQAVETGDIFRMCQTKDAPIQDWVKLAVKRARSTGVPTIFWLDENRAHDAEVIKKVNAYLPTHNTEGLDIRILAPVEATLFSLERIKNGLDTISVTGNVLRDYLTDLFPILELGTSAKMLSIVPLMNGGGLFETGAGGSAPKHVQQFNKEGHLRWDSLGEFLALAVSLEHLANTFDNQKAKILGETLDQATGKFLETNKSPSRKVNELDNRGSHFYLAMYWAEALAAQETDADLSAQFVPLAKALAENEQTIVDELNKAQGQPVDIGGYFHPNSEATFSAMRPSDTLNSILARIG